One window from the genome of Paenibacillus azoreducens encodes:
- a CDS encoding IS110 family transposase, with translation MEVLIERCCGLDVHKKSITACIITPQGKEIRTFATMTRNLIELVDWVKQHRCTHVAMESTGDYWKPIYNLLELEELKPMVVNAQHIKSVPGRKTDVKDAEWIAKLLRHGLVQGSYIPDRDQRELREVIRYRRSIIEERTREANRLQKVLEGGNIKLSSVASNVLGVSGRNMLEAIINGETDVSVLADFAQKKLKLKKEQLKLALEGRLGPHQLLMIEKQLAHIDYLNELITELDTEIDKRMAPFAEDLKLLDSIPGVGKRTAEQILAEIGTDMSRFPTPGHLCSWAGMTPGHDESAGKKRSAKTRKGNKKLRSALTEAARAVTRKKNSYLAAQYHRIAARRGKNRAAVAVGHTILTIVHILLTRKQEYVELGFDYFDKRKRDILINNSIKRLESLGLTVSIQEQTA, from the coding sequence TGGATGTTCACAAGAAGAGCATCACCGCCTGCATTATCACCCCTCAAGGAAAGGAGATTCGAACATTTGCTACAATGACCCGAAACCTGATTGAATTGGTAGACTGGGTCAAACAACACCGTTGCACCCATGTCGCGATGGAAAGCACCGGAGACTACTGGAAACCGATATATAACCTGTTGGAATTGGAAGAACTCAAGCCCATGGTCGTGAATGCGCAACATATTAAATCTGTCCCTGGACGTAAAACGGATGTCAAGGATGCTGAATGGATTGCCAAGCTGCTGCGGCATGGTTTGGTGCAAGGAAGCTATATTCCGGACCGAGATCAAAGGGAACTGCGAGAGGTGATTCGTTACCGGCGAAGCATTATTGAAGAACGAACGCGTGAAGCGAATCGGCTTCAAAAGGTGCTCGAAGGCGGCAACATCAAGCTATCCTCAGTCGCTTCCAACGTACTCGGGGTTTCCGGACGAAACATGTTGGAAGCCATAATTAACGGTGAAACCGATGTCTCTGTCTTGGCCGATTTCGCCCAAAAGAAACTAAAGCTGAAGAAAGAACAGTTGAAACTGGCGCTGGAAGGGCGACTTGGCCCTCATCAACTGCTCATGATCGAGAAGCAGCTCGCCCATATCGATTATCTGAACGAATTGATCACCGAATTGGATACAGAGATCGATAAACGTATGGCCCCTTTTGCTGAGGACCTGAAGTTATTGGATTCGATCCCCGGTGTCGGTAAACGAACTGCCGAACAAATCTTGGCAGAGATCGGTACGGACATGTCGCGGTTTCCAACCCCTGGCCATTTATGTTCCTGGGCAGGGATGACTCCAGGTCACGATGAAAGCGCGGGGAAGAAAAGGTCAGCCAAAACACGAAAAGGAAACAAAAAACTGCGAAGTGCCCTAACTGAGGCGGCGCGGGCGGTGACACGTAAAAAAAATTCGTACCTGGCAGCCCAGTATCATCGTATTGCTGCACGACGCGGAAAAAATAGAGCCGCAGTCGCCGTAGGACATACCATTCTAACGATCGTACATATCTTGTTAACGCGAAAACAAGAATATGTGGAGCTTGGCTTTGATTACTTTGATAAGCGAAAGCGTGACATCTTGATTAACAACTCGATTAAGAGACTAGAGTCCCTTGGACTTACAGTCAGCATTCAAGAACAAACGGCTTAA